A window of the Ostrea edulis chromosome 1, xbOstEdul1.1, whole genome shotgun sequence genome harbors these coding sequences:
- the LOC125656061 gene encoding E3 ubiquitin-protein ligase TRIM71-like translates to MTYRLTHRSLAGSIADLSDIAEEFLICPICSEDFTDPRTLSCLHSFCHECISEHILQSTHEQRPPKSFNCPVCKRGIDGPVQVPVESWANVFPINNFINGLLDAAKLRAEDRRCDTCLHRNRKVLANFWCDDCGQALCKECHEVHSCMKFAQSHQVIEIENIKQLPLKSTSIHSLCPDHDGKFLDFYCNDHNVILCSDCVTVSHRQCSNVKTCNEAAAEYKNETRGLIENLKHQTDWSVRIMDNRKHCVDSLEGAAKQVKNQIANIRKQINDVLDAQENRIVGELEDLKKKEMEILETENETCKGIISTTRNSAALLRNTLKHGTDNDLLSCIAQIKKETRLSEKTLKNISNHLKDVYVDFKPDQNLPTVLNQLKELGSFAVSRQSILIPPSYAVRADTVLMPAAREHIEDEHYPIFETENNYKQKESLIQDLKDFKNFVLPPIVSTPVSSTPKKSPVRSSRKQRPTTARLATLDSNFRGQTPNDRENCSLTGAVFIGNGRIVLVDQVHRKLKLFDHQCKWITEKVLSVKPYDVASCSGTEIAVTLPKEKRVLMLSVKDADFSVTGGFQTGAKCFGIAFTQDAFAVACYSSPPTVKIMSRDGRELRVFKRDQFGQDLFFFADYITVDKDGHNLFVTDKYKKSVISMTTKGEKRWEVKYHHLKGPRGVAVHGTRLFVAGNRSHNIMEISTEGEINGAIVIDGVNNPHALCVSPGGDRLLVTQYHLTLSKTEKNMVKIFKVPKRKI, encoded by the coding sequence ATGACCTATCGCCTGACCCACAGAAGTCTGGCGGGCAGCATCGCTGATCTTAGTGATATTGCCGAAGAGTTTCTTATATGCCCGATATGTTCCGAAGATTTCACTGACCCCCGAACTCTGTCTTGTCTTCATTCGTTTTGTCACGAGTGCATCTCTGAACATATTCTCCAGAGTACACATGAGCAGCGACCACCTAAATCGTTTAACTGTCCAGTTTGCAAACGCGGTATCGACGGACCAGTTCAGGTACCGGTTGAATCGTGGGCAAATGTCTTTCCAATCAACAATTTCATCAATGGATTGCTGGATGCCGCTAAGTTGCGCGCAGAAGACAGACGATGTGACACGTGTCTACACCGGAACCGGAAGGTACTTGCAAACTTCTGGTGTGATGATTGCGGACAGGCGTTATGCAAAGAATGTCACGAAGTTCACAGCTGCATGAAGTTTGCGCAGTCCCATCAAGTAattgaaatagaaaacatcaaGCAACTCCCTTTAAAGAGTACCTCAATTCATTCTCTCTGCCCAGATCATGATGGGAAATTTCTTGATTTCTATTGCAACGACCATAACGTCATTCTGTGTTCCGACTGTGTGACAGTCAGCCACAGACAGTGCTCGAATGTCAAGACGTGTAACGAGGCCGCTGCTGAATATAAAAATGAGACCCGTGGACTGATTGAGAATCTGAAGCACCAGACGGATTGGTCAGTCCGTATTATGGATAATCGTAAACACTGCGTCGATTCACTCGAAGGCGCCGCCAAACAAGTAAAGAACCAAATAGCTAATATTAGAAAACAAATCAACGACGTACTAGACGCCCAGGAGAACCGCATAGTGGGGGAGCTGGAAGACCTGAAGAAGAAAGAAATGGAAATTCTAGAGACAGAGAACGAGACATGCAAAGGCATCATCAGCACTACCCGGAATTCCGCAGCACTTCTGAGAAACACCCTGAAACACGGAACGGATAATGATCTGCTGTCTTGTATTGCTCAGATAAAGAAAGAGACACGTCTTAGCGAAAAGACACTGAAAAATATCTCCAACCACCTCAAAGACGTTTATGTGGATTTCAAACCCGACCAAAATTTACCCACTGTGTTGAATCAACTGAAGGAGCTTGGAAGTTTCGCTGTGTCTAGACAAAGTATTCTTATTCCGCCGTCGTATGCCGTCAGAGCCGACACTGTTTTGATGCCTGCAGCCAGGGAACACATTGAAGACGAGCATTACCCAATCTTTGAGACAGAAAATAACTACAAGCAGAAAGAATCTCTCATTCAAGATCTGAAAGATTTCAAGAATTTCGTTCTACCACCAATCGTGAGTACCCCGGTATCCTCTACGCCAAAGAAAAGTCCTGTTCGAAGCTCCAGGAAACAGCGGCCCACCACCGCCCGCTTAGCCACTTTGGATAGCAACTTTCGCGGCCAAACACCAAATGACAGAGAGAACTGTTCCCTCACCGGGGCCGTTTTTATTGGAAATGGTCGAATAGTTCTTGTTGACCAAGTTCATAGAAAATTGAAGCTCTTCGATCATCAATGCAAGTGGATAACCGAGAAGGTGTTGTCGGTCAAACCTTATGACGTTGCAAGTTGCAGTGGGACTGAAATTGCTGTCACCCTACCGAAAGAAAAGAGGGTTTTAATGTTGTCTGTCAAAGACGCCGATTTCTCCGTCACAGGGGGATTTCAAACTGGAGCGAAATGTTTTGGCATCGCCTTTACACAAGATGCCTTTGCTGTTGCATGCTACTCTTCTCCGCCGACCGTAAAGATAATGTCACGCGATGGACGTGAACTGAGGGTTTTTAAGCGAGATCAGTTTGGACAGGACTTGTTTTTCTTCGCCGATTATATCACTGTCGACAAAGATGGTCACAATCTCTTTGTAACTGATAAGTACAAGAAGTCTGTGATATCCATGACAACAAAAGGCGAAAAAAGATGGGAGGTCAAGTACCACCACCTGAAAGGACCGCGAGGGGTCGCTGTTCACGGAACCCGTCTATTTGTCGCGGGAAATCGCTCACACAACATTATGGAGATTTCCACGGAAGGGGAGATTAATGGGGCTATAGTAATAGATGGAGTGAACAATCCGCATGCATTGTGCGTTAGTCCTGGTGGTGACCGACTTCTGGTCACTCAGTATCACTTGACCTTATCTAAGACAGAGAAAAACatggtgaaaattttcaaagtacCAAAGAGAAAAATATAG
- the LOC125656072 gene encoding proline-serine-threonine phosphatase-interacting protein 1-like: protein MQTSRYKDSFWDRDINSSKGYDELKNRMKEGRKLSNEVETYFRQRAKIEKDYSKDLQKLVENCKLKTELGSLEKAWKEVKIGTSKIAQVHETAGVDFEKLAQEVSSFTDEQKRQVKAMEETVQKLHSSLKSVHNKLTSQEKTYHQKGEEYDKLQNSLKFSENNRGQVQPKELDKLRIKESRAKDDMEKNESSYKHLIEEFNKSRAVFEKEMTIMCELFQELDEKRIDHTRDNLWKCTNVDSRTCIDQDECAERIRHTIEPCDIDRDIQLFIKTYKTGSDKPRDVIYKPCRGSRKSDFSGGDHLYSEVTLHG from the exons ATGCAAACATCGAGATACAAAGACTCTTTCTGG GACAGAGACATCAACAGTTCTAAGGGATATGATGAGCTCAAAAACCGCATGAAAGAAGGAAGAAAACTGTCTAATGAAGTGGAAACCTATTTCAGACAGAG AGCAAAGATAGAAAAAGATTACTCCAAAGACCTACAGAAGCTCGTGGAAAACTGTAAACTGAAGACAGAGTTGGG ATCACTAGAGAAAGCATGGAAAGAAGTTAAGATTGGCACGTCCAAAATAGCACAGGTCCACGAGACAGCTGGAGTGGACTTTGAGAAACTTGCCCAAGAAGTGTCATCTTTCACCGACGAGCAGAAACGTCAAGTAAAAGCT ATGGAGGAGACTGTTCAGAAACTGCACTCCAGCCTAAAGTCAGTCCACAACAAGCTCACTAGT CAAGAAAAGACCTACCACCAGAAAGGGGAAGAATACGATAAGTTGCAAAATTCACTTAAATTCTCCGAAAACAACCGAGGTCAAGTCCAGCCAAAAGAATTGGACAAG CTTCGAATAAAGGAATCCAGAGCAAAAGACGACATGGAAAAGAATG AATCGTCTTACAAACATCTAATCGAGGAATTCAACAAATCAAGAGCGGTGTTCGAAAAAGAAATGACCATCATGTGCGAG CTTTTTCAAGAGCTTGATGAAAAACGAATTGATCACACGAGAGACAATTTATGGAAATGCACAAATGTGGATTCCCGCACGTGCATCGATCAGGACGAG TGTGCCGAGAGAATACGACATACGATTGAACCTTGTGATATAGACCGAGATATTCAGTTGTTTATTAAAACCTACAAAACAGGGTCCGATAAACCAC GTGATGTAATATACAAACCTTGCCGTGGTTCTCGGAAAAGTGACTTCAGCGGTGGCGACCATTTGTATTCAGAAGTGACACTACACGGATAG
- the LOC125656087 gene encoding uncharacterized protein LOC125656087, producing the protein MFGPRLYYVISCFPLFHAWSLSHVHLNLRDNGHSGHSGLFNHDSRHGGIKMGVPDEFCDNGKNDLSVDWNMKDQSLYSCTEILVVPLSPKTRSKVYCTDEEDMPIHVCMNETITYRDTIPLSGRHRPLWPVYGEYLYLPPQRWVHSLEHGAVVMLYHPCAKKEEVDKLKAIVEGCLRRHVITPYKSLPLAEPFALVTYKCRLTMNYVDEDAVVRFIKEHALHAPENEVWVDGDYSFGLLKPSKTLPRSGEKDTSLCPSLFGNIQTIDRR; encoded by the exons ATGTTTGGCCCGAGGCTGTACTACGTGATATCCTGCTTTCCCCTCTTTCATGCCTGGTCATTAAGCCATGTCCACCTGAATCTCCGCGACAATGGTCACTCTGGTCACTCGGGGCTCTTCAATCACGATTCCCGACATGGAGGGATCAAAATGGGGGTTCCAGATGAATTCTGTGACAACGGAAAG AATGACCTGAGCGTGGATTGGAATATGAAAGATCAGTCGCTGTATAGCTGTACAGAAATATTGGTGGTGCCTCTATCACCA aaaacaaggaGCAAAGTCTATTGCACAGATGAAGAAGACATG CCCATACATGTCTGCATGAATGAAACAATAACATATCGTGACACTATTCCTTTAAG TGGTCGTCACCGCCCTCTGTGGCCTGTTTACGGCGAATACCTCTACCTTCCTCCACAAAGATGGGTACATTCATTAGAG caTGGTGCTGTGGTCATGCTCTATCACCCCTGCGCTAAAAAGGAGGAGGTGGATAAGCTAAAAGCCATCGTAGAGGGTTGTTTACGACGTCACGTCATAACACCTTATAAAAGCCTTCCTCTTGCAGAG CCATTTGCCCTCGTGACTTATAAATGTCGACTTACGATGAACTATGTAGACGAAGACGCCGTGGTTAGATTTATTAAA GAACACGCACTACATGCCCCAGAGAATGAAGTTTGGGTAGATGGCGATTATTCCTTTGGACTGTTAAAGCCCAGTAAGACGCTCCCAAGAAGTGGAGAGAAAGATACTTCTCTTTGTCCTTCACTGTTCGGAAACATACAGACGATCGACAGACGCTGA